One window of Metamycoplasma arthritidis genomic DNA carries:
- a CDS encoding SGNH/GDSL hydrolase family protein → MRKHNKLIAVLASSVIFAISPLAISCGNKKQDQNNPYTPKEKNPNNKNNQSLIKGGVKYAALGDELTAGSKLNGDASIHNYYDKSTKKIHGLSFASYLANAIATLGDKQTYLESYNNYGLVNTTIDDWKYLLNLSERKSTNTTRNLQTNSALSKNSQKIQKLFNNFRPNNNQFTSFISQVKEANLLTLSLGFHDFISQEELGALFWLMMNSTNETKEQDKKQIEAIISKIVAKKAEIRTNYNSLLAQIRLLNKDANINLIGYYAPFLKYSRIFEKHFGTNYLTQIAEAINGTIKDVAKDNGVGYFNFNNQALIERNSQRLSYGFGEETPNLLGQKQLAQDVFMKMALSQSDYSKLIKSPLDSQSSQVFDFSKAASVIKGQIIGSITDANSLTFNKSYPFETDTINERQFKAAQKNRYSLNYTSLLKALFSSATNYSDEEIVSFALKIFNLLGIQTNDYPEISKTLQALIKENGNKEKLIAFVNALLDNKTLDKAFNKINEEFDKKLQNTSASISDLQNLVKQNLTSYSAFYEILKEFFQTPFIKDNSNKAFTKSLLKVISNSLVSNITLISKDKEILKDKEFKNSLDQIFEKIADLVTSDPSKYFTGSVNDFIRKVLLESKNEIKNLTLSAIKWMKNNANKFDLKAKLKELIGEDISEDALYYLTSLIHNLDKFSDVDKLLLLAVDSYLETFDENNHVTTKSKVLDRFLNKLFSPKLFKAESNEQHEVLFKLMSFMPSEEKDATRFKKGLKELTLWFIKKEDFLSPDNLIDLANEDFRKSVISFIKDILENKDDSLSTQGKELISEIANYLIDSTLDKDGGTHQLIGKLGESLFSGPIASLLTSLQISAQDLGGKSIEEFSKELYQAIFTSISKKELVTSVKSILKNIIENGKDYTFSSGLHEFISKILANAETNGLVDYVQKLFTSLAEDEQLWEKLYTVFWALTKKSGANITEENKAKIKTVIKKWFANLTKTSFFELLTKKITDISKKIDYSEIDDFQKWAKYYEKEMRDFVSLTKNPNIAKEIFDLFLAKEKDKEDSNLSVGELMEVMSLLFGNEANIDYILNSLNLPNLISQALKGIGLDGIQDPELKEQISQLINSLDKHLSNNWKEKYQPKVKELIKSLFGKADYFKNIKTINDLLEKIITNAKEPLSDLATEFTNSYLFDQSQLEGLIKYALKLVAKKHEKYFKLSDEEIQKLAKGFAETLGVIKNESIIKKLLDKSLDLLAENVKKHGLEVQKYDYNDIFKKLIEEIKPEDLVEKLLTAFLKDEENIKMIAKNTFTALNSKLGLKLTEDDIKYLTSFVKRFLKTLVAEEGKPTLKAIVSSIKDAILKAKIYENNAFKFENILKELKTLTGLLKSLDETKINKIVELLKTQGDAKDIGKELSTPFKLYVVLIPHLKSSDKANGVQLSDKWRGGDENGRKEFFKELDRVATQSLKAVSKTFADLNGEKDTILNDLSEGLRDILTNQLKSLDTKNLGDQFFGSDDIKKVIDKITNEQDSLKEIIKKVLEKGLFGGELKGEKLGEVISDFISKIKSEIGESITSLVKKLLEDNDLVDFVWNKLKDILVLENTDEQDKTFAIELIKELAKKMLDDEFFKTKVIKGMLTEVENGVKKFDMASGLSWLNETWKNIQNFFTFNDAFVLAKYIGDGDKPINGEKLVKLLNLILGKANFEKSPIYNLLRNINQDPDKSKRTNMQTLNRFINEGNSDSGGKDKNKNENDVNQSVDYLRIVDTFYKLLTSEFNKDENNKNPEFKVRSQTESYKALYRFVTLVNYSIFEAFGRETLTQDREKGFITLYKGTRAILWELQEGTNLKWIPYINSKFQGMQRYLTDAKIRNEFNNYYIKYESKWFFSSTYTYYEEENYTPDSIMYLINSSGYNEKEQDKLKPFKYKVTENGAENDISKKEYVLLTIKEGGYGKFMKLNNATSKSSYSGLDKVKEWV, encoded by the coding sequence ATGAGAAAACATAATAAATTAATTGCTGTTCTAGCAAGTTCTGTTATTTTTGCCATTTCGCCGCTAGCAATTAGCTGTGGTAACAAAAAGCAAGATCAAAACAATCCCTACACTCCAAAAGAAAAAAATCCCAATAATAAAAATAATCAAAGCCTAATTAAGGGCGGTGTTAAATACGCCGCTCTTGGCGATGAACTTACGGCTGGAAGCAAACTAAACGGTGATGCTTCAATTCATAATTACTACGATAAGTCAACTAAAAAAATTCACGGACTTTCTTTTGCATCTTATCTTGCTAATGCCATTGCAACATTAGGCGATAAGCAAACTTACCTAGAATCATATAATAACTATGGACTAGTTAATACAACCATTGATGATTGAAAGTATTTACTAAACCTTAGCGAAAGAAAATCAACAAATACCACTAGGAATCTCCAAACTAACTCAGCCCTTTCAAAAAACTCCCAAAAAATCCAAAAATTATTTAACAATTTCCGCCCTAATAATAACCAATTTACTTCTTTCATTTCGCAAGTCAAAGAAGCTAATCTTTTAACGCTTTCTTTAGGGTTTCATGATTTTATTAGTCAAGAAGAGCTAGGTGCACTATTTTGGCTAATGATGAATTCAACTAACGAAACTAAAGAGCAAGATAAAAAACAAATTGAAGCAATCATTAGTAAAATCGTTGCTAAAAAAGCTGAAATTAGAACTAATTACAATAGTCTTTTAGCACAAATTAGGCTATTAAACAAAGATGCCAATATTAATTTAATTGGATACTACGCGCCATTTCTAAAATACAGCAGAATTTTTGAAAAGCATTTTGGTACTAATTACCTAACCCAAATCGCCGAGGCAATCAATGGCACAATCAAAGATGTTGCTAAAGATAATGGTGTTGGCTACTTTAATTTCAACAATCAAGCACTAATTGAAAGAAATTCACAACGGCTATCTTATGGATTTGGTGAAGAAACTCCTAATTTGCTTGGTCAAAAACAATTAGCACAAGATGTCTTTATGAAAATGGCACTTTCGCAAAGCGACTATAGCAAACTAATTAAATCACCACTTGATAGTCAAAGCAGCCAAGTATTTGATTTTTCTAAGGCAGCGAGTGTCATTAAAGGTCAGATTATTGGCTCAATAACTGATGCTAATAGCTTAACTTTTAACAAGAGTTATCCTTTTGAAACTGATACTATTAATGAAAGACAATTTAAAGCAGCCCAAAAAAATCGTTATTCTTTAAACTACACATCATTGCTAAAAGCTTTATTTTCAAGTGCAACTAATTACTCAGATGAAGAAATTGTTAGTTTTGCGCTAAAAATCTTTAATCTATTAGGCATTCAAACCAATGATTATCCTGAAATTAGCAAGACTTTACAAGCCCTTATTAAAGAAAATGGTAATAAAGAAAAACTAATTGCTTTTGTTAACGCATTGTTGGATAATAAAACTCTCGATAAGGCCTTTAATAAGATCAATGAAGAATTTGATAAGAAATTGCAAAATACATCAGCAAGCATTAGTGACTTGCAAAATCTTGTCAAACAAAATTTAACTTCTTATTCGGCTTTTTACGAAATCCTAAAAGAGTTTTTCCAAACCCCATTTATTAAAGACAATAGTAATAAAGCTTTTACAAAGAGCCTACTCAAAGTCATTTCAAATAGTTTAGTTTCTAATATTACTCTAATAAGTAAAGATAAAGAAATTCTTAAGGATAAAGAATTTAAGAACTCACTTGATCAAATTTTTGAGAAAATTGCTGATTTAGTAACTAGCGACCCAAGTAAATATTTCACTGGCAGTGTTAATGACTTTATTAGAAAAGTACTTTTAGAAAGTAAGAACGAAATTAAAAATCTAACGCTATCAGCAATCAAATGAATGAAGAACAATGCTAATAAATTTGATCTAAAGGCTAAACTTAAAGAACTAATAGGTGAAGATATAAGCGAAGATGCTTTATACTACTTAACTTCATTAATTCATAATTTAGACAAATTTAGCGATGTTGACAAACTATTATTATTAGCAGTTGATTCATACTTAGAAACCTTTGATGAAAACAATCATGTTACAACCAAATCTAAGGTTTTAGATCGCTTCTTAAACAAATTATTTAGTCCTAAACTTTTCAAAGCTGAAAGTAATGAACAACACGAAGTTTTATTTAAACTAATGAGTTTTATGCCATCAGAAGAAAAAGACGCTACTAGGTTTAAAAAAGGTTTAAAAGAACTAACACTATGATTTATTAAAAAAGAAGATTTTCTAAGCCCTGACAATCTAATTGATTTAGCTAACGAAGATTTTAGAAAAAGTGTTATTTCATTTATTAAAGACATTCTAGAAAATAAGGATGATAGCCTAAGCACGCAAGGAAAAGAACTAATTAGTGAAATTGCAAATTATCTTATTGATAGCACCTTAGACAAAGATGGCGGTACTCATCAACTAATTGGTAAATTAGGCGAAAGTTTATTTAGTGGGCCCATTGCTTCATTACTAACTTCACTACAAATAAGTGCCCAAGACCTTGGCGGTAAAAGCATTGAAGAATTTTCTAAGGAACTATACCAAGCAATTTTTACTTCAATTAGTAAAAAAGAACTTGTTACAAGCGTAAAATCAATTCTTAAAAATATTATTGAAAATGGTAAAGATTATACTTTTAGTAGTGGCTTGCACGAATTTATTAGTAAAATCCTGGCTAATGCTGAAACAAATGGCCTTGTTGATTATGTTCAAAAATTGTTTACTTCATTAGCTGAAGACGAGCAACTTTGAGAAAAACTTTATACTGTTTTTTGAGCTTTAACTAAAAAATCAGGTGCAAACATTACTGAAGAGAATAAAGCTAAAATCAAAACGGTAATTAAAAAATGATTTGCAAATCTTACTAAAACTTCTTTCTTTGAATTACTAACCAAAAAGATAACTGATATTTCAAAGAAAATTGACTACAGCGAAATTGATGATTTCCAAAAATGAGCAAAATACTACGAAAAAGAAATGCGTGACTTTGTTTCATTAACTAAAAATCCAAACATTGCTAAAGAAATCTTTGATTTATTCTTAGCCAAAGAAAAAGACAAAGAAGATAGCAACCTTAGCGTTGGTGAGTTAATGGAAGTGATGTCACTATTATTTGGAAATGAAGCTAACATTGACTATATTTTAAATAGTCTAAACTTACCGAACTTAATCTCTCAAGCATTGAAAGGTATTGGCTTAGACGGCATTCAAGATCCTGAGTTAAAAGAACAAATCTCACAATTAATTAATTCGCTAGATAAACATCTGTCTAATAATTGGAAAGAAAAATATCAACCTAAAGTTAAAGAATTAATCAAGAGTCTTTTTGGTAAAGCCGATTATTTTAAAAATATTAAAACTATCAACGACCTTTTAGAAAAAATCATCACAAACGCAAAAGAACCATTAAGCGATCTTGCAACCGAATTTACTAATAGCTACTTATTTGATCAAAGCCAACTTGAAGGTTTAATTAAATATGCACTTAAATTAGTTGCTAAAAAACACGAAAAATACTTCAAACTAAGCGATGAAGAAATTCAAAAATTAGCCAAAGGCTTTGCCGAAACTTTAGGTGTAATTAAGAATGAAAGTATCATTAAAAAACTATTAGATAAATCATTAGATCTTTTAGCAGAAAATGTCAAGAAACATGGTCTTGAAGTTCAAAAATATGATTATAATGACATATTTAAAAAATTAATTGAAGAAATCAAACCAGAAGATTTAGTTGAAAAACTTCTTACCGCTTTCTTAAAAGATGAAGAAAATATCAAAATGATTGCTAAAAATACTTTTACTGCCCTTAATTCTAAACTTGGTTTGAAACTAACAGAAGATGATATAAAGTATCTAACTAGCTTTGTTAAAAGATTTTTAAAGACTTTGGTTGCCGAAGAAGGAAAACCTACTTTAAAAGCAATAGTTTCATCAATCAAGGACGCTATTTTAAAAGCTAAAATTTATGAGAATAATGCCTTCAAATTCGAAAATATTCTTAAAGAGCTAAAAACTTTAACTGGGCTGCTAAAAAGCCTAGATGAAACAAAAATAAATAAAATAGTAGAATTGCTTAAAACGCAAGGAGATGCCAAAGATATTGGTAAAGAATTAAGCACACCTTTCAAATTATATGTCGTCTTAATTCCTCATCTTAAATCCTCTGACAAAGCTAATGGTGTTCAACTAAGCGATAAATGAAGAGGTGGCGATGAAAATGGTAGAAAAGAATTTTTTAAAGAATTAGATCGTGTTGCTACTCAAAGCCTAAAGGCTGTAAGCAAAACCTTTGCTGATTTAAATGGTGAAAAGGATACGATCCTCAACGATCTTAGCGAAGGATTGAGAGATATTTTAACTAACCAACTAAAGTCATTAGACACTAAAAATTTAGGTGATCAATTCTTTGGTAGCGATGATATTAAAAAAGTGATTGACAAAATTACAAATGAACAAGATTCGTTAAAAGAAATAATTAAAAAAGTTCTAGAAAAAGGATTATTTGGTGGCGAACTTAAAGGTGAAAAATTAGGTGAAGTAATTAGCGATTTTATTTCTAAAATAAAAAGCGAAATTGGTGAAAGTATTACTTCTTTAGTTAAAAAACTCCTTGAAGATAATGACTTAGTTGATTTTGTTTGAAATAAGCTAAAAGATATTTTAGTGTTAGAAAACACTGATGAGCAAGATAAAACATTTGCAATTGAGCTAATTAAAGAATTGGCTAAAAAAATGTTAGATGATGAGTTTTTTAAAACCAAAGTTATTAAAGGAATGCTCACCGAAGTAGAAAACGGTGTTAAGAAATTCGATATGGCGAGTGGTTTATCATGACTAAACGAAACTTGAAAGAATATTCAAAACTTCTTTACCTTTAACGATGCTTTTGTTTTGGCAAAATACATTGGTGATGGTGACAAACCAATTAATGGTGAAAAACTTGTTAAACTATTGAATTTAATCTTGGGTAAAGCTAATTTTGAAAAATCACCAATTTATAATCTTTTACGCAACATTAACCAAGATCCCGATAAATCAAAACGCACTAATATGCAAACATTAAACAGATTTATTAATGAGGGTAATTCTGATAGTGGCGGTAAAGATAAAAATAAAAACGAAAATGATGTCAACCAATCAGTCGATTATTTAAGAATAGTTGATACATTTTATAAACTTTTAACTTCCGAATTTAACAAGGATGAAAATAATAAAAATCCCGAATTCAAAGTAAGATCGCAAACAGAATCTTATAAAGCGCTTTATCGTTTTGTTACATTAGTTAACTATAGTATTTTTGAAGCATTTGGTCGAGAAACGTTAACACAAGATAGAGAAAAAGGTTTTATTACTCTTTACAAAGGTACTCGTGCAATCTTATGAGAGCTTCAAGAAGGTACTAACCTAAAATGAATTCCATATATTAACTCAAAATTCCAAGGAATGCAACGTTACTTAACCGATGCAAAAATTAGAAATGAGTTTAATAACTATTACATTAAATATGAGAGTAAATGATTTTTCTCAAGCACCTATACTTATTATGAAGAAGAAAATTACACTCCTGATTCAATTATGTATTTAATTAATTCAAGCGGTTATAATGAAAAAGAACAAGATAAACTTAAACCATTCAAATATAAAGTGACTGAAAATGGCGCTGAAAACGACATTAGTAAAAAAGAATATGTGCTTCTTACTATAAAAGAAGGCGGATATGGCAAATTTATGAAATTAAATAACGCCACATCAAAATCATCATACAGCGGACTTGATAAAGTCAAAGAATGAGTTTAA
- a CDS encoding S41 family peptidase, whose translation MRKISKLLLTVVGFGVAVSPAVVSVSCKNMTLADAANNSKVDVINKQNKLAREVKKEDVVISNIDRRKYKVEIDELRVHGNRLFVSYKVSYVDRNDQPYWITKEVTGFKDIEEVNHDAEKVERKEYGYKNINMPYSVPATKAYGYYVNNKSRLYVDVEEFIKTLDGFYNLKALKREVNQKENIITYYSGPNFEHKMVIDWANQTIWISSIKFFLFTNTEDNKDRNEFIHKGDYKTYDLNNGKGFLIDLKKYGFDIKYHKKQLLMPWAIFAVLFIGINYRDHTSTYFDGKQFYSVDYWRNNRGEMRKLRAESPLNGKPQTLEDRQDVLNQLYFMFDYFYGLKEHNKVKSYKEFMTEDIKKKILSLDPYENFKGMYEFISSLKDAHSNLASPNNYAPSDQKYAEKLREEISKNAKPDPSDPRRILSPLWKKYRSDGKIMYVKGDTAIFDIPGFSVGTKEELASPTPWKYDTHAKMKKVIEEVKKYNNDPKNKVKIKNLVLDLSLNGGGDIPVVQKTLGFMTKKPVYMWDYDIASQKVYEDGARIDTNGDGKIDDNDGHLEFNWYVLAGKPTFSAASQFVALVQNQKLAKVIGQRTGGGMAEDIPLALADGTAMRMSSTYVAVIKEKYQNGETKWVPIESGTEADIPLAYEDFYNDEKIVEAINRTNK comes from the coding sequence ATGAGAAAAATATCAAAACTGCTATTAACAGTAGTAGGCTTTGGAGTAGCAGTTAGCCCAGCTGTTGTTTCTGTGTCTTGCAAAAACATGACTCTAGCAGATGCAGCTAATAATAGCAAGGTAGATGTTATTAATAAGCAAAACAAATTGGCTCGTGAAGTTAAAAAAGAGGATGTGGTCATTAGCAATATTGATCGAAGAAAATACAAAGTAGAAATTGACGAGCTTAGAGTACATGGAAATCGTCTTTTTGTTTCTTATAAGGTTTCATATGTTGATAGAAACGATCAACCTTATTGAATCACTAAAGAAGTCACAGGTTTTAAGGATATTGAAGAAGTTAACCATGACGCTGAAAAAGTTGAGCGCAAAGAATACGGGTATAAAAACATTAATATGCCATATAGCGTACCCGCTACTAAAGCATACGGCTATTATGTTAATAATAAAAGCCGGCTATATGTCGATGTTGAGGAATTTATTAAGACATTAGACGGCTTTTATAATTTAAAAGCCTTAAAACGCGAAGTGAATCAAAAAGAAAACATTATCACTTATTACTCTGGTCCTAATTTTGAACACAAAATGGTAATTGATTGAGCGAATCAAACCATTTGAATAAGCAGCATCAAATTCTTTTTATTCACTAACACTGAAGATAATAAAGATCGTAACGAGTTTATTCACAAAGGGGATTATAAAACCTACGATCTTAATAATGGCAAAGGATTTTTAATTGACCTTAAAAAATATGGGTTTGACATTAAATATCACAAAAAACAACTACTAATGCCATGAGCAATTTTTGCAGTTTTGTTTATTGGCATTAATTACCGTGATCACACTTCAACTTATTTTGATGGCAAACAATTCTATAGTGTTGATTATTGAAGAAATAACCGGGGCGAGATGCGTAAGCTACGAGCAGAGTCACCACTAAATGGCAAGCCACAAACGCTAGAGGATCGTCAAGATGTCTTAAATCAACTATACTTTATGTTTGATTATTTTTACGGTCTAAAAGAACACAATAAAGTAAAAAGTTATAAAGAATTTATGACCGAAGATATCAAAAAGAAAATTCTTTCGCTAGATCCTTACGAAAACTTTAAGGGCATGTATGAATTTATTTCAAGTTTAAAAGATGCTCATAGTAATTTAGCTAGCCCTAATAACTACGCTCCTAGCGATCAAAAATATGCAGAAAAATTGCGTGAAGAAATTAGTAAAAATGCCAAACCGGATCCTTCTGATCCCCGGAGAATACTAAGTCCACTATGAAAAAAGTATCGTAGTGATGGAAAGATCATGTATGTCAAAGGTGACACGGCTATCTTTGATATTCCTGGCTTTTCAGTAGGCACCAAAGAAGAGTTGGCTAGTCCTACACCATGAAAATATGACACACATGCTAAAATGAAAAAAGTGATTGAGGAAGTCAAAAAATATAACAACGATCCTAAAAACAAAGTAAAAATCAAAAATTTAGTTCTTGATTTATCATTAAACGGTGGTGGCGATATCCCTGTTGTCCAAAAAACCTTAGGATTTATGACCAAAAAGCCAGTTTATATGTGAGACTATGACATTGCGAGTCAAAAAGTATATGAAGATGGTGCACGAATTGATACTAACGGCGATGGCAAAATCGATGATAATGACGGTCATTTAGAATTCAATTGGTATGTACTAGCTGGAAAACCAACTTTCTCAGCAGCGTCACAATTTGTTGCTCTTGTCCAAAACCAAAAACTTGCAAAAGTTATTGGTCAAAGAACCGGTGGCGGCATGGCTGAAGATATCCCATTAGCGTTAGCTGATGGCACAGCAATGCGAATGTCTTCAACATATGTTGCTGTTATTAAAGAAAAATATCAAAACGGCGAAACTAAGTGAGTGCCAATTGAAAGCGGTACCGAAGCTGACATCCCATTAGCTTACGAAGATTTTTATAATGACGAAAAAATTGTAGAAGCTATTAACCGCACAAATAAGTAA
- a CDS encoding TrkH family potassium uptake protein translates to MKSKSQNAKGSNFLFRFFKKIAVVQYIFMIYLIFVVLSSLLLYWPATHTANLKTIKPDFNYSDALFLAASASSDTGLTSLPIGYAFNEFGQAIIAICILVSGFGIFSLKVYIIQGLFGFRLSIFNSKITQVERGADTVGETKKIIKVSITILLITLFISSILFTIFFYTSPHGKFDNALANSTTDENVFNPYELAERNPYHNLTLSLKYGIFHAISSLNNAGFDIIGKKSLNPYYQDYLLQFFTMILFFIGGVGYPVIYDIWCKLKSLKKNARRHRFSLFTKLTLITYACVTLIGFFMTLIFEATAKNSRSFWNQGAYYGTFPKLFAIFFQTTSTRSAGFATVDYYHFTQQTLMLHGLLMFIGFSPASTAGGIRNITIAVIFLSIISTISGRKRIVAFKRQIGKEILIKAITIFAIGTFLIFMGTLLTFSLSDHVTLKNGTNEIDWTKKQFTAVHAFFEISSAFGSSGLSTGLTSHLNIWAKLIFILYMFIGQLGIQQTVLVWGNRNRKAEYYSYIYEDVTLG, encoded by the coding sequence ATGAAAAGCAAGAGTCAAAACGCAAAGGGGAGCAACTTTTTATTTCGCTTCTTTAAAAAAATTGCCGTTGTACAGTACATCTTCATGATTTACTTGATTTTTGTTGTCCTAAGTTCTTTACTACTTTACTGACCAGCGACTCACACCGCTAATTTAAAAACTATTAAGCCAGATTTTAATTATTCTGATGCCTTATTTTTAGCAGCTTCGGCTTCAAGTGATACAGGTCTAACATCCCTCCCCATCGGATATGCGTTTAATGAGTTTGGTCAAGCGATTATTGCGATCTGTATTCTCGTTAGTGGATTTGGAATCTTTAGTCTAAAAGTCTATATCATTCAAGGTCTATTTGGGTTTAGATTATCAATTTTTAATAGTAAAATCACCCAAGTCGAACGCGGGGCAGATACCGTTGGTGAAACTAAAAAAATTATCAAAGTTTCAATTACCATTCTCTTAATTACGCTATTTATATCATCGATTTTGTTTACGATATTTTTTTATACTAGCCCGCATGGCAAATTTGATAATGCCCTTGCTAATAGTACTACTGATGAAAATGTTTTTAATCCCTATGAGCTAGCCGAAAGAAATCCTTATCACAATTTGACTCTGTCACTAAAATACGGAATCTTTCATGCCATTAGTTCGCTAAACAATGCTGGTTTTGACATCATTGGTAAAAAAAGTCTTAACCCTTATTATCAAGATTACTTATTACAATTTTTCACGATGATTCTTTTTTTTATCGGAGGAGTTGGTTATCCAGTGATCTATGATATTTGATGCAAACTTAAAAGTTTAAAAAAAAACGCCCGTCGTCATCGCTTTAGCCTTTTTACTAAGTTAACTCTTATTACTTATGCGTGTGTTACTTTAATTGGTTTTTTTATGACCTTAATCTTTGAGGCAACTGCGAAAAATAGTCGTTCGTTTTGAAACCAAGGAGCGTATTACGGAACGTTTCCTAAACTCTTTGCAATCTTCTTTCAAACTACATCAACTCGTTCGGCAGGTTTTGCAACCGTTGATTATTATCATTTCACTCAGCAAACCTTAATGCTTCATGGACTTTTGATGTTTATTGGCTTTTCGCCAGCGTCAACAGCTGGAGGAATTAGAAATATTACTATTGCTGTTATTTTCCTAAGCATTATTAGCACAATTAGCGGAAGAAAACGTATTGTTGCCTTTAAGCGACAAATTGGTAAAGAAATCCTAATAAAGGCTATTACGATTTTCGCTATTGGAACCTTTTTAATTTTCATGGGAACTTTGCTAACCTTTTCATTATCAGATCATGTGACTTTAAAAAATGGCACAAACGAAATTGATTGAACTAAAAAACAATTCACGGCAGTTCACGCATTTTTTGAAATCTCTTCAGCTTTCGGAAGTAGTGGACTAAGTACCGGATTAACTTCGCATTTAAATATTTGAGCAAAACTTATTTTTATTCTATATATGTTTATTGGTCAACTTGGAATTCAACAAACTGTTTTAGTTTGAGGAAATAGAAATCGCAAAGCTGAATACTACTCATATATTTACGAAGATGTTACGCTTGGATAA